The following are encoded together in the Oryzias melastigma strain HK-1 linkage group LG17, ASM292280v2, whole genome shotgun sequence genome:
- the LOC112144318 gene encoding cytochrome P450 7B1 has translation MSALLPLLFGLFGLLLLLLRIRKRRDGEPPLINGWIPFIGKALQFGKDAHKFLEEYKKKYGDVFTVHIAGKYMTFIMDPLLYPSIIRQGRQLDFHEFTGKVAPLTFGYKPVHSDLWERIRRSFQLLQGDNLQPLTESMMSNLILVFRQDHLDHGLWRSSNMYDFCSSVMFEATFLTIYGRPDAAQRHSGMEALRKDFNKFDNMFPLLIAQVPIWLLGQTSAIRKKLIHHFLPQRLSRFSNTSEFIKMRAGLFDQESSMKDADKGAHHFAMLWASVGNTLPATFWAMYFLVSHPEALQTVRQEILDVLRDDGVEFSTDRDVELSKEQLDKLIYLGSSINESLRLSSASTNIRVVQEDFSLRLDASRAISVRKGDIIALYPQSMHLDPEIYEDPQKFRFDRFVQNGTEKTDFYKDGQKLRYYLMPFGSGSSMCPGRYFAVNEIKQFLSLLLLYFEMELEEGQPRPALDPSRAGLGILLPSTDVRFRYRLRANEA, from the exons ATGTCCgcgctgctgccgctgctgttCGGCCTCTTCGGGCTGCTGCTCTTGTTGCTACGCATCAGGAAGAG GAGAGATGGCGAGCCTCCGCTCATCAACGGATGGATTCCTTTCATCGGGAAGGCTCTGCAGTTCGGGAAAGACGCCCACAAGTTTCTGGAAGAGTATAAGAAGAAGTATGGAGATGTCTTCACAGTGCACATAGCAG GTAAATACATGACCTTCATCATGGATCCGCTTTTGTACCCGAGCATCATCAGGCAGGGACGCCAGTTGGACTTCCATGAGTTCACAGGCAAGGTGGCGCCCCTGACCTTTGGATACAAGCCAGTGCACTCTGACCTGTGGGAAAGAATAAGGCGCTCCTTCCAGCTCCTGCAAGGCGACAACCTCCAACCCCTGACAGAGAGCATGATGAGTAATCTGATACTGGTTTTCCGTCAGGACCACCTGGACCATGGCCTCTGGAGGAGCAGCAACATGTATGACTTCTGTTCCTCCGTCATGTTTGAGGCTACTTTCCTCACCATATACGGCCGGCCGGACGCCGCCCAACGCCACAGCGGCATGGAGGCACTAAGAAAGGACTTCAACAAGTTTGACAACATGTTCCCGCTCCTCATCGCCCAGGTCCCCATCTGGCTCCTGGGACAGACCAGCGCCATCCGCAAGAAGCTGATCCACCACTTCCTACCGCAGCGTTTGTCCCGCTTTTCCAACACGTCCGAGTTCATCAAGATGCGGGCTGGACTGTTTGACCAGGAGAGCTCGATGAAGGACGCCGATAAAGGAG CTCACCACTTTGCCATGCTGTGGGCCTCAGTGGGGAACACACTCCCTGCCACCTTCTGGGCTATGTACTTTCTGGTGAGCCACCCCGAGGCTCTGCAGACGGTCCGGCAGGAGATCCTGGATGTCCTGAGAGATGACGGCGTGGAGTTCAGCACCGACAGAGATGTGGAGCTCAGCAAGGAGCAGCTGGACAAACTCATCTATCTCG GAAGCTCCATCAACGAGAGTCTCCGCCTTTCCTCGGCCTCCACCAACATCCGAGTGGTTCAGGAGGACTTCAGTTTGCGGCTCGATGCCAGCCGGGCCATCTCTGTCCGTAAAGGGGACATCATCGCACTCTACCCCCAGAGCATGCATCTGGACCCCGAAATCTATGAAGATCCTCAG aaatttcgGTTTGATCGCTTTGTCCAGAACGGCACCGAGAAGACAGACTTCTACAAGGACGGGCAGAAGCTCCGGTACTACCTGATGCCTTTCGGTTCTGGCTCCTCCATGTGTCCGGGGAGATACTTCGCTGTCAATGAGATCAAACAATTCTTGTCCCTACTCCTGCTCTACTTTGAAATGGAGCTGGAGGAGGGGCAGCCCAGACCTGCCCTGGACCCCAGCCGAGCTGGACTGGGGATCCTGCTGCCCTCCACTGACGTACGCTTCCGCTACAGACTGAGAGCCAATGAGGCGTGA